In a single window of the Acyrthosiphon pisum isolate AL4f chromosome X, pea_aphid_22Mar2018_4r6ur, whole genome shotgun sequence genome:
- the LOC100169248 gene encoding zinc finger BED domain-containing protein 5-like, which translates to MTEIVRCMIGEEAAKKIATVQCSNNTISDRIHKISDHIEDQLIKRLKSCKLFAIKLDKSTDVAGLSILLVFVRYIFETSIEEDLLLCTPLDTNTTGEEIFKVIDSYMNKHQVDWVKCIDVCSDGAAAMVGKIKGTVTRIKNVAPKCHSSYCVLHRHALVSKKMPLELKQVLNEAVCIVNYIKSRPLQSRLFKKVCEEIGSQHYSVLLHTEIRWLSREKYFPATNNDVDWIQNPFMNQKKPAMLSMLEYEQLIEIKSMSYLKQKFESGSLNEFWIELKDEYPSLVEKTIFTLLPFVTTIVRLVFPLMRIQKINTEID; encoded by the exons ATGACTGAAATAGTTCGCTGCATGATTGGAGAAGAGGCTGCTAAGAAAATTGCAACTGTTCAATGCTCCAACAACACTATATCTGATCGGATACATAAAATTTCGGACCATATTGAAGATCAACTaataaaaaggttgaaaagttgTAAGTTGTTTGCTATTAAACTTGACAAAAGCACTGACGTTGCTGGACTTTCAATACTGCTTGTTTTCGTGaggtatatttttgaaacatctATCGAAGAAGATTTATTGCTTTGTACTCCTTTGGACACAAATACCACAGGTGAAGAAATTTTTAAAGTCATCGATAGTTATATGAATAAACATCAGGTTGATTGGGTTAAATGTATCGATGTATGTAGCGATGGAGCTGCAGCTATGGTTGGAAAAATTAAAGGAACCGTGACAAGAATAAAAAATGTCGCACCAAAATGTCATAGTAGTTATTGCGTTTTACATCGCCACGCTCTTGTTAGTAAGAAAATGCCATTGGAGTTAAAACAAGTTCTTAATGAGGCTGTATGTATTGTAAACTATATTAAGAGTCGTCCACTCCAGTCTagactttttaaaaaagtatgtgAAGAAATTGGTAGTCAGCATTATTCAGTTCTTCTTCACACTGAAATCAGATGGCTTTCAAGAGAAAAG TATTTTCCTGCTACTAATAATGACGTTGATTGGATACAAAATCCTTTTATGAACCAAAAAAAACCTGCAATGTTATCCATGCTCGAATATGAGCagttaattgaaattaaaagcaTGTCATATTTAAAACAGAAATTTGAATCTGGATCTCTCAACGAATTTTGGATTGAACTTAAGGACGAGTACCCATCTCTAGttgaaaaaactatttttactctATTACCGTTTGTAACAACCATTGTGAGGCTGGTTTTTCCTCTTATgcgtatacaaaaaataaatacagaaatAGATTGA
- the LOC100568892 gene encoding zinc finger BED domain-containing protein 1-like yields the protein MRPGNKQRSIVWEHFKKNSDKTTVTCQVENRKKDLKFYGNTTNLKEHLKRKHPTLIAIPVSTTDDPDSDLQNIETIDNLSNVQSPSTSTHIIQSQSLTFPPAKRSRQLKLFGSTKHTELTITEKNNIDKSLIKMITADYQPLSIVENVGFLEYTKQLQPLYTPPSRKLLSTKLLPDQYNIIVSKLKSMLNNVNDVSVTTDMWTSDSTKSYITVTCHFIYNDNLYSPVIATREVCDSHTGENIASALSYIFNEWNITHKIVTIVSDSGANIKNAINEHLKKYHHPCVAHTLNLSVNDAINKNTELLQVLKTCRAIVGHFKHSSSATEKLREFQKQMGLPELKVKQDVSTRWNSCLIMIERLIEIKNPISAAMSSLRRAPNCLTATEWDLIADCAPILKPFEHMTSELSGEKYPTLSLVIPLIRGLQYTVKNIKPDTHAGILLQNTLLDVVARRLGSLEKNSIVAKSTFLDPRLKKTAFGLADNAGNTEKWIIEELTSNIHILITTATMKTLETI from the exons ATGCGACCAGGAAATAAGCAACGTTCGATAGTGTGGgagcattttaaaaaaaatagtgacaaAACGACGGTAACTTGCCAAGTCGAAAATCGTAAGAAGGACTTAAAGTTTTATGGAAATACAACCAATTTAAAAG agcACTTAAAACGAAAACATCCAACGCTTATTGCTATTCCTGTGTCTACAACAGACGATCCAGATTCTGATCTACAAAATATCGAGACCATTGACAATTTGTCAAATGTTCAATCTCCTTCGAcaagtacacatattatacaaagcCAATCTTTAACTTTTCCTCCAGCTAAACGCTCGCGTCAACTAAAATTATTCGGTTCAACTAAACATACTGAACTTACTAttacggaaaaaaataatattgataagtcTTTAATTAAAATGATCACGGCTGACTATCAGCCCTTATCAATAGTCGAAAATGTTGGGTTTTTAGAGTACACAAAACAATTACAACCACTTTACACTCCTCCAAGTAGGAAATTATTAAGTACAAAGTTACTGCCTGATCAGTATAACATAATTGTTTCTAAGCTCAAATCTATGTTAAACAACGTAAATGATGTATCTGTAACAACAGATATGTGGACATCTGATTCCACAAAATCCTATATTACTGTTACTTGCCATTTTATTTACAACGATAATTTATACTCGCCAGTTATTGCTACCAGAGAAGTATGCGATAGTCATACCGGAGAAAATATTGCTTCCGCactatcatatatatttaatgaatggAATATAACTCACAAAATAGTTACAATAGTGTCTGACAGTGgagcaaatataaaaaatgctatTAATGAACATCTGAAAAAATATCACCACCCATGTGTAGCTCATACCTTAAACCTAAGTGTTAATGATgccataaataaaaacacagaacTTCTCCAGGTATTAAAAACATGTCGAGCTATAGTGGGTCACTTTAAACACAGTAGTTCTGCAACTGAGAAATTACGTGAATTTCAAAAACAGATGGGCCTCCCTGAGTTGAAAGTTAAACAGGATGTGAGCACTAGGTGGAATTCATGTTTAATTATGATTGAAAGGctcattgaaataaaaaatccaatatCTGCTGCAATGTCGTCTCTCCGACGGGCTCCAAATTGTTTGACTGCGACAGAATGGGATTTAATAGCAGATTGTGCTccaattttaaaaccatttgaACATATGACGTCAGAGTTGTCCGGAGAAAAATATCCAACATTGTCCTTGGTAATACCACTAATAAGAGGTCTTCAATACAcagtcaaaaatataaaaccagatACTCATGCAGGTATATTGctacaaaatacattattagatGTAGTAGCGAGGCGTTTAGGATCtctagaaaaaaatagtatagtaGCAAAATCGACTTTCTTAGATCCGAGActtaaaaaaactgcatttgGACTTGCTGATAATGCAGGCAATACTGAAAAATGGATAATAGAAGAACTTACTTcgaatatacacatattaataacGACCGCGACGATGAAAACATTAGAAACAATATAA
- the LOC100571011 gene encoding putative nuclease HARBI1, with product MTQLLLTLRFFATGNFLITAGDFSGVSVAAAGQIVKRVSYVLATKSDKYIKMPKTTAEIMELKVKFYGLARFLKVIGAIDCTHIKLQSPSREYGEQYRNRNGYFSLNLQALVNANLEFLDVVARWPGSAHDSNVFANSRLRARMELHEFKDCVILGDPGYALSHYLLTPIANPTTKAERLYNESQIRTRNVVERTFGVWKRRFPVLFFGLRLKMETSMAVIQSCAILHNIARLANDPQPPDEVENITDLLTNELMDIEDVIQPEHNNCGLRNALIAEHFGLM from the exons ATGACGCAATTATTACTAACATTGAGGTTTTTTGCAACGGGGAATTTTCTCATTACAGCCGGTGACTTTAGTGGTGTTAGCGTAGCAGCTGCTGGACAAATTGTAAAACGAGTCAGTTATGTATTAGCTACAAAAAGTGATAA atatataaaaatgccTAAAACAACAGCAGAGATAATGGAGCTGAAAGTGAAGTTTTATGGATTAGCCCGTTTCCTAAAAGTAATTGGTGCAATAGATTGTACccatataaaattacaatctccATCAAGAGAATATGGGGAACAATACAGAAATAGAAACGGGTATTTTTCCCTAAATTTACAAGCTTTGGTTAATGCAAATTTGGAGTTTTTGGATGTAGTGGCACGTTGGCCTGGCTCAGCACATGACAGCAATGTTTTTGCAAATAGCAGGCTCAGGGCAAGAATGGAACTTCATGAGTTTAAAGATTGTGTGATTTTAGGAGACCCAGGCTATGCATTATCCCATTACTTACTAACACCTATAGCAAATCCAACAACCAAGGCTGAAAGATTGTACAATGAATCACAGATTAGGACTCGTAATGTGGTGGAACGGACATTTGGAGTCTGGAAACGAAGATTCCCTGTCTTATTTTTCGGACTCCGTTTGAAAATGGAAACATCAATGGCAGTTATTCAGTCCTGTGCCATACTTCACAACATTGCTCGCTTGGCAAATGACCCACAACCACCAGATGAGGTTGAAAATATCACAGATTTATTAACCAACGAATTAATGGATATAGAAGATGTTATACAGCCAGAACATAATAATTGTGGTCTGAGAAATGCTCTTATAGCAGAACATTTTGGTCTCATGTGA